The following are from one region of the Ochotona princeps isolate mOchPri1 chromosome 15, mOchPri1.hap1, whole genome shotgun sequence genome:
- the LOC101525027 gene encoding olfactory receptor 9K2 — protein sequence MKPGVHLFILPCASQQVSAMGDRGTSNHSEMTDFILVGFRVHPELHLLLFLIFLLVYAMILLGNVGMMAIIVTDPRLNTPMYFFLGNLSFIDLFYSSVIAPKAMTNFWSESKSISFAGCVAQLFLFALFIVTEGFLLAAMAYDRFIAICNPLLYSVQMSTRLCAQLVAGCYFCGCFTSVLQTSMTFSLSFCASRAIDHFYCDARPLQRLSCSNLFIHKVISFSLSGIIILPTVTVIIVSYVYIVSAVLKIRSTEGRKKAFSTCSSHLGVVGVLYGAVFFMYLTPDRFPELSKVASLCYSLVTPMLNPLIYSLRNKDVKEALRKLVEKKNALF from the coding sequence atgaagccaggagttcatttgttcattttgcccTGTGCCTCTCAGCAGGTGTCTGCCATGGGTGACAGGGGAACGAGCAATCACTCAGAAATGACCGACTTCATTCTTGTAGGCTTCAGGGTCCACCCAGAGCTCCACCTTCTCCTCTTCCTGATTTTTCTGCTTGTCTATGCCATGATCCTCCTGGGGAATGTTGGGATGATGGCCATTATTGTGACTGACCCCCGCCTGAACACACCAATGTATTTCTTCCTAGGCAACCTCTCATTCATTGATCTCTTCTATTCGTCCGTCATTGCACCCAAGGCCATGACCAACTTCTGGTCTGAAAGCAAGTCCATCTCCTTTGCAGGCTGTGTGGCCCAGCTCTTTCTCTTTGCACTCTTCATTGTGACGGAAGGCTTCCTCCTGGCAGCCATGGCTTATGACCGCTTCATTGCCATTTGCAACCCACTCCTCTACTCTGTCCAGATGTCCACACGTCTCTGCGCTCAGCTGGTGGCTGGTTGCTATTTTTGTGGCTGTTTCACCTCAGTTCTTCAGACCAGCATGACCTTCAGTTTATCATTCTGTGCTTCTCGGGCTATTGACCACTTCTACTGTGATGCTCGTCCACTGCAGAGGTTGTCCTGTTCTAACCTCTTTATTCATAAAGTGATATCTTTTTCTTTATCCGGTATCATTATCTTGCCTACCGTCACAGTCATTATTGTTTCCTACGTGTACATTGTGTCCGCAGTTCTAAAGATACGCTCCACGGAGGGCCGGAAGAAAGCCTTCTCCACCTGCAGCTCTCACCTGGGGGTCGTGGGTGTGCTGTACGGCGCCGTCTTCTTTATGTACCTCACACCTGACAGGTTTCCTGAGCTGAGTAAAGTGGCCTCCTTGTGTTACTCCCTTGTCACTCCCATGCTgaatcctctgatttactccctgagAAACAAAGATGTCAAAGAGGCTCTAAGAAAACTTGTAGAGAAGAAAAATGCTCtcttttga